Sequence from the Nymphaea colorata isolate Beijing-Zhang1983 chromosome 9, ASM883128v2, whole genome shotgun sequence genome:
TCAaacatatcaatataaaaataaaaaagtttctgGAATctgtgtggacaattgcccgcACTTAacccacacctgcctctgccACCTCcatttaaacaaatattaaagTCTAAATGTTCGTGTTGAAGCCAAATAGTTGAACAGTGAGATCTTGCATCggttgttgaaagaaaaaacgaaaacgTGGGTCATCTGATCACAACTCGAGATGAAGTTTTGATTTCTCTCGAGCTGTTCACGATTTGAAAACGGGGAAAAGCTCATACCAACTTTCTGTGTAGCTTTCCACCAAAAGCAGGGAGTGCCCGGGCTCTGTTTGGAATGGAGTGAGCTTACTGATTTGTAAAAGTGAAAGTCCACAGTTCCTGAAATCGACAACTGCGGCTTTGAGCACGTAAGAAGTTGTCAATTCTGGTGTGAATACAAAACAGGAATTGGTAAGGCTCGTAGCACCCTTTTTCGAACAAGCTTCCTTATAAAGCACGGTGCCGGAGCTGTCAGTCCCCCAACCCCAACTCTTTCAgctactttttcattttctgatgtGTGGTTGTCTCACACAACGttagagagagggacagagtgAGAGTTAATTGCTTTTTATATGATTTGAAATgtgtataataataataatgtattTTTGCATATATTCAAAACCGATTCAGCCGTGTAAttgaaccggttcattcagtaaATTGGCAGGCCAGTCGAACTacatttcttctatatttgCAACATTGGTGTTTTTGTCTCAAACTCTTTGATCAAGAGAGTAAAGAAAATGACATCTTGATGCAAGGGTATAGCCAAAAGTTTTAGACAtgtagttaacaaattttcaattggtcaTAAGATAATGGTGGAATCTTGTGGGGCTATTTTATATATAGTTCATGTAATTTAACACTGTAGCCCAAACTTGCTATGGGGCTCAAACAAAGACTCAGTAAAATTCTTTCATCTTTATTCTAATATTAAGCAGATGGAAATACGATAAGTACAAATATCTGTCCTCTTCACCCAGCAGCTGCCATGAATGGATTCGAATATGTACCAGCAGATGTCAGATGAAACGGCCCGAGTCATAACAAAAAGGAATTATAGAGATCCGAGtcggaggaggaggaaaaggaggGGTTGGTTTAGGTTATGAGCTTTGGATTCTTCGGTTTGACAATGCACTCTGCTTTCTCCCTATGTAGAAAGCGGCAGGAATGGTAAAAGAGCTTgtaaaaagtggaaaaaaagcCAGGAAAGAAAACGAAGAGGGACATTGACCCGGGAAAAACATACACtagaggggaaaaaaatttaagagagagagagagtgacagtGGAAGTAAGCAAAGTCAGCACAAGCAAAGCGGGGCCTGCCGTTCTCTCCCCTCCTTCGTAAGAcaccatttttcttcttcacctgCTTTCTGCGTTAAGAGTGTTGCGGATCCCAAAGAATTAGTCTGCACGAGATGAAAAGGTAGATCCACGGACCTGCAGCAGGTTTTTACTGCGTCATCTGTGGTAAAGGGTAGAAGGTGAAAAAGTAAGATggtagggagagagagtgtgagagaggAGGGAAGAAAGTGGGCAATTTCTACTTTCTTTTTTAGATGAGTACCAATCTTTACAAAGGTTTCTGCTCTGcccattcttttgtttttatctctGCAGATTTTGAGATCGGAGCAGTCAACTaatccccccctctctctctctctctctctctctctctcttgttttctttccatattttttttagtatttgtaAGGTCTGGTTGCGTCCACATGGTTGATTATCTTTAGCTGCTGTAGATTTGAACATTtgggtcttcttcttcttctcttcttttctgtgTTTCCCTGAGAAAGGAAAGTAGCttggtttttttccttctatgtgGTACTTTGGGGTTTGCATGCAGGAAGGAAGttgggggggtgggggtggggttCTGAAGGGttagatagagaaagagagacagggTGAGAATGAAGAGCTATAAGCTAGCAGGGAAAGAGTTCTCTGCTTGGTAGGAAGGAAATAAGAGAACTTCTTTCCTTGCTTTGGCTTGCCTTttttctcactctttctctctcagtttctagggagagagagagctggagGCATTAGTCCATATCTGTGTGTATGCTCCTGCCTCCTCTattctctctccattttttcatttttttgctttttctctttctgcttTCAGTATGGATTTTAttcaaatatagaaaaaagaacTGCAAGTCAATATAAGGAAGATAAAAGGTGGGTTTTGATGAGTTTTGGGGATTTCCTAGATAGGAACTCAGGTGGTGCAAGGGTAGTGACTGATTTGCCTTACAACATGCCTGTGGGTGCAATCGCCCATCCTCGCCTTGTTGCTCCCTCTGTCCTGGCCAGATCCTCTAAGATGTTTAACTCTCCTGGTTTATCTCTAACACTGGTATATATCTTTTGTCCAATCCCTAAAATTGCTGTCTTTTGATGCTTTCTCTCACTTTGATGTTGTTAAACTCTGGATTCTTGGTGGCCTTTTGTTTCAGACTAGCAGCGCCGGTGGAGCACAGATGGATGGCCAGATTCTTGGTGGTGGTCCGGTAGGAGGAGGCGGCGGCGGAGGTGGTGTTGTTGGTGGCGGAGtagttggtggtggtggttctGCTGAGCTTGAGGCCAGTAAGCCTAAAGATGATGAGTACGAAAGCAGATCGGGTAGTGATAATCTGGAAGGAGGGTCTGGTGATGAGCAAGACGGCGAGAAtcctccaaagaagaaaagataccACAGGCACACTCCCCAGCAGATTCAGGAACTTGAATCGTAAgaatttgtttctccttttttttttgtgggtgttTTGAGGTGGGGTGGAGGAGGATTAATATCGATGAGTTCAACtgatttttcctctctttcacaGGCTCTTCAAGGAATGCCCTCATCCCGACGAGAAGCAAAGGATGGAACTGAGTAAAAGGCTGAATCTCGAGAGCAGACAGGTTAAATTCTGGTTCCAGAATAGACGTACCCAGATGAaggtaattttcttttattttttattttgtggttccttcttgttttttgcttttcgaTTTATTTTCGTTCTATTTATTGTATGTTTCTCATGTGAAACGCGGGATGCATTTTTCCAGACACAATTGGAGCGCCATGAGAACTCCATACTGAGGCAGGAGAACGATAAGCTTCGAGCTGAGAACATGTCCATTCGAGATGCCATGAGAAATCCTATCTGCAGCAACTGTGGAGGGCCTGCTATTCTCGGGGAAATCTCATTGGAGGAGCAGCACCTCAGGATTGAGAATGCTAGGCTAAAAGATGAATTGGATAGAGTTTGCGCCCTTGCGAGCAAGTTCTTGGGCAGGCCTGTGTCAGGCATGTCTTCTGTACCACCGATGCCAAGTTCATCTCTTGAGCTTGGTGTGGGCAGCAACGGTTTCGGCGGATTGAGCAGCGTGGCTACCACACTTCCTGCTGGCGCAGCCGATTTTGGTGTCGCCGGTGCTCTTGGTGTCGTAGCGCCGAGGCCTCCTAACGTGATGAGTGTTGAAAGGTCGATGTTGGCGGAATTGGCACTGGTCGCCATGGACGAACTTGTGAAAATGGCCAACACCGACAGGCCTTTATGGATCCCCAATTCGGAAGGTGGAAGGGAGACCCTTAATTATGAGGAATACCTACGAGCATTCCCTCGTTGTATAGGGCCAAAGCCTGTTGGATATGTCACGGAGGCGACTAGGGAGACCGGCCTGGTTATTATAAACAGTGTGGCACTAGTTGAGACTCTCATGGATCCGGTAATGAGCTTCATGTGCTCCTTCTCAATGGGTTTTCTGCTTAACTTTTTCTTAGTTTCCGCTTAGATAAATGGTCAAGCAAGTGCTGCAATTTGCTTCAGTTTCTCTTTAGTACTGGTGTTAGGAATGTTGGATTAGTTCGTTGGTGTAAATGAATTGTTGGTATGTATTTATTTGGGTGATTTTATCTTGCTCAAGTGTCCTAGTTTGGCTTTCAAAATGCTAGAGCTTGCTTTTAGCGTGTTGCTATTAGTCATCCATAGTCGAACAATCTGCAGAATGGGAAGTAAAAGGTCAGTTTATTCCTCGTTTCCTACAGAATCGTTGGACAGAGATGTTCCCATGTATGATTGCAAGGTCATCCACTACTGATGTCATCTCAAGCGGTCTAGGCGGGACACGAAATGGCGCTCTTCAACTGGTAATCTTTCTGCAACTGTTTGAACGCcatttttgaattttgtgaACAAGTTTGCTCTCTCATGGTCTGAGAACTTGTTCTGTTAATATCCCGCAGATGCATGCGGAGCTGCAAGTTCTTTCTCCCCTCGTGCCAACCCGTGAAGTTCGCTTCCTCCGGTTCTGCAAGCAGCATGCTGAGGGAGTCTGGGCTGTGGTTGACGTCTCCATTGACAGCATCAGAGAGAGCCCGACTACTGCTGGATACATGAGCTGCAGGAGACTTCCGTCTGGGTGTGTTGTCCAAGATATGCCTAATGGCTACTCGAAGGTAAACTGACAATCACATAAACTCGCACGCATATAGGTGCAGATTTTTCGACCTGAAATTAGGGTAAACTCCTCGCTTCTTTCACGGTGAAGCAGTTGACAATTTCTACTGCTAATATTCTAATGTCTCGAAGCCATCTCCCTAGGTAATTTTGTAGAGAATGGAtacttctccttcctctctgAACTCCTCCCTAGGTCCTTTTGTCGTAATAATCTAATAATGTTTGACATATTTTTTGCTCATTTAGTGCGTAGATGCTTCTCCATAGTTTATACAATCGTATCAGTTTAGTTTCCATTTCCTAAGTTGGCTTTCCGTTTTCTAGTCATTATTTTCTCCTCACTATCAGGGCCCTCGAGACCCTAGTGAGGACACATTAAATGTGACTTCTCGAGTACAGCAGCATTGCTGCCGCTTCTCTCTCGCGACCTCTACTCACGAGCACCTTTCGGAGACTgtgatttctcttttctttttttgctaaTGATGTCCTCTTCCGCTCCATTACACgctaaaatcttttatttcagaTCTCAATATGGCGGTTTCCATGGCAATCCTTGATTTGGGCTTCCCAAAAAATACGTCACTGCTATTCAAAAGTTCAGTTTATTCGTCAATCATTTCTCTTCCTACCGACAGTGGCTCCCTGTTTTCCTGTTGGtggtctttattttttttcctttatagaACATGCAACTTCTTAATAATTTATGTTAGAATTTCTTCATGTGGGTCTCTCCCATTTCTCCCGGAATCCAATCAATCTTCCGTTGTCTTCTTCTGTTACTGTATCTCCATATCTTTTATTCTAAGGGACCTCTATTCTTAGTATGAAGACTTGTATATGTGTTATATTATCAAGGGATCTTTCTatattcatatttcatgttCAGTAGCTAAACCCTAGCATTTAATATCATGGCTGACTTTTCTTGAAGGTGGTGTGGGTCGAACACGCTGAGTACGACGATGGCGCGGTTCATCAACTGTATCGTCCGTTGCTAAGCTCGGGCATGGGGTTCGGAGCTCTCAAGTGGGTTGCAACCCTGCAGAGGCAATGTGAGTGCCTCGCCATTCTCATGTCCTCCACCGTGCCGAGCCGCGACAGTGCAGGTACGCCATCTTCTCGTGTGCTGCATTCAAGCAGCATTTCTATTTGGGTTCGGCCTTTTGCTCGATCTAGACCGAGAACTGAAGAGATGGCTGCGTTTACCGATGTTGGTAGCAGCGATCACGCCGGCCGGCCGGCGAAGCATGCTGAAGCTGGCGCAGCGGATGACCGACAATTTCTGCGCTGGCGTCTGCGCCTCCACTGTACACAAGTGGAACAAGCTGTGCGCGAGCAATGTGGACGAGGACATCCGGGTGATGACAAGGAAGAGCATCGACGATCCTGGCGAGCCGCCTGGGGTGGTGCTCAGCGCGGCGACGTCCGTGTGGCTGCCGATATCTCCGCAGAGACTCTTCGACTTCCTTCGGGATGAGCGGCTCAGGAGCGAATGGGACATTCTATCCAACGGGGGGCCGATGCAAGAGATGGCCCATATCGCCAAGGGCCAGGATCCCGGAAACTGCGTCTCCCTTCTTCGTGCTAGCGTGAGTTCCTTTCTCCTCCATCCTTGCTTGCTTTCCCTCCTTATAATAAATCGAATCCCGTCGTCATTTTACCGTCGACGGAGCGTCTGGTTTCCCTGCAACTCTGATTTATCAACGTTGGGGACATGACTATCGTTTTCCTAAGAAGATTGCATGGGAATCTGATCGCTCTTTTTTCCGGAAGAAACCCTTTCTTATTCCGGTCTGAAATCACGCACACAATCGCGACCGTGTCGCAATtatttctcaaacttttgagAGAAGCGAGAACATTTACGTTCCCGTGCGCCCGGTGTTCTGTATTACATGAAACGACGATATTTTCGTGGTTGGTGCATTTATTATTCtgcagttttttgtttttgtttatcatATTCGGTTTGCTGACAGAGTGCTCTTTCGGCGTTGCAGGCCTTGAACGCCAACCAGAGCAGCATGTTGATACTGCAGGAGACGTGCACCGACGCTGCGGGAAGCCTCGTGGTGTACGCTCCGGTGGATGTGCCTGCCATGCACGTCGTGATGAACGGCGGCGACTCGGCCTACGTCGCACTGCTGCCTTCCGGCTTCGCCATACTGCCCGGCCACACCAGCCAGCTCGGTGGAGGAATAAGCCCGCCGCCGGGGAGGGTGGGTGGCTCGCTCCTGACCGTGGCGTTCCAGGTGCTGGTGAACAGCCTGCCGACGGCCAAACTCACCGTGGAATCTGTCGAGACCGTTAACAACCTTATCTCCTGCACTGTTCAGAAGATCAAAGCTGCTCTCGATTGCGAGAACTaaccttcctctctctctctc
This genomic interval carries:
- the LOC116260372 gene encoding homeobox-leucine zipper protein ANTHOCYANINLESS 2-like translates to MSFGDFLDRNSGGARVVTDLPYNMPVGAIAHPRLVAPSVLARSSKMFNSPGLSLTLTSSAGGAQMDGQILGGGPVGGGGGGGGVVGGGVVGGGGSAELEASKPKDDEYESRSGSDNLEGGSGDEQDGENPPKKKRYHRHTPQQIQELESLFKECPHPDEKQRMELSKRLNLESRQVKFWFQNRRTQMKTQLERHENSILRQENDKLRAENMSIRDAMRNPICSNCGGPAILGEISLEEQHLRIENARLKDELDRVCALASKFLGRPVSGMSSVPPMPSSSLELGVGSNGFGGLSSVATTLPAGAADFGVAGALGVVAPRPPNVMSVERSMLAELALVAMDELVKMANTDRPLWIPNSEGGRETLNYEEYLRAFPRCIGPKPVGYVTEATRETGLVIINSVALVETLMDPNRWTEMFPCMIARSSTTDVISSGLGGTRNGALQLMHAELQVLSPLVPTREVRFLRFCKQHAEGVWAVVDVSIDSIRESPTTAGYMSCRRLPSGCVVQDMPNGYSKVVWVEHAEYDDGAVHQLYRPLLSSGMGFGALKWVATLQRQCECLAILMSSTVPSRDSAAITPAGRRSMLKLAQRMTDNFCAGVCASTVHKWNKLCASNVDEDIRVMTRKSIDDPGEPPGVVLSAATSVWLPISPQRLFDFLRDERLRSEWDILSNGGPMQEMAHIAKGQDPGNCVSLLRASALNANQSSMLILQETCTDAAGSLVVYAPVDVPAMHVVMNGGDSAYVALLPSGFAILPGHTSQLGGGISPPPGRVGGSLLTVAFQVLVNSLPTAKLTVESVETVNNLISCTVQKIKAALDCEN